In Drosophila simulans strain w501 chromosome 3R, Prin_Dsim_3.1, whole genome shotgun sequence, a single window of DNA contains:
- the LOC6727616 gene encoding ubiquitin-like protein 4A, translating into MQITIKVLKGKDCTIEVAPTSTILEVKHQIEAELQISATNQKLLLLGRPLNNEQTIASYPNIKEGTKLNLVVIKPCLRDSILRGFRKHYSELLAERMTNEFMADFERKINDLSLDDLERLSDSILNRAGT; encoded by the exons ATGCAGATCACAATCAAGGTGCTAAAGGGCAAGGACTGCACCATCGAG GTCGCGCCGACATCGACGATTCTGGAGGTGAAACACCAGATCGAAGCGGAACTGCAGATATCGGCGACAAATCAAAAGCTACTGCTGTTGGGGCGACCGCTGAACAACGAACAGACAATTGCGTCCTATCCCAACATCAAGGAGGGCACCAAACTCAATCTGGTGGTGATAAAGCCCTGCCTGAGGGACAGCATCCTGCGGGGATTCCGCAAGCACTATTCGGAGCTCCTGGCTGAGCGTATGACCAATGAGTTTATGGCCGATTTCGAGCGGAAAATCAACGATCTGAGCCTGGACGACCTGGAGAGACTGTCCGACAGCATACTCAACAGAGCGGGCACATAG
- the LOC6727617 gene encoding peroxiredoxin-5, mitochondrial, protein MRVLSCKFLGRVVNSALPQQIISLRSLSKTSAAMVKVGDSLPAVDLFEDSPANKINTGDLVNGKKVIIFGVPGAFTPGCSKTHLPGYVSSADELKSKQGVDEIVCVSVNDPFVMSAWGKEHGAAGKVRLLADPAGGFTKALDVTIDLPPLGGVRSKRYSLVVENGKVTELNVEPDGTGLSCSLANNIGKK, encoded by the exons ATGCGTGTGCTGTCGTGCAAATTTCTTGGCCGAGTTGTGAACTCCGCGCTGCCCCAACAAATCATTTCACTGCGTTCCCTGTCCAAAACCAGTGCAGCTATGGTGAAA GTAGGAGACTCCCTGCCGGCGGTGGATCTATTCGAGGACTCGCCAGCCAACAAAATCAACACCGGCGATCTGGTCAACGGCAAGAAGGTGATCATCTTCGGCGTTCCCGGCGCCTTCACTCCAGGGTGCTCCAAG ACCCACTTGCCCGGCTATGTGAGCTCCGCCGATGAGCTGAAGTCCAAGCAGGGCGTGGACGAGATTGTCTGCGTTTCGGTCAACGATCCCTTTGTGATGTCCGCCTGGGGCAAGGAGCACGGAGCCGCTGGCAAGGTGCGCCTCCTAGCTGATCCCGCCGGCGGTTTCACCAAGGCCCTGGATGTGACCATCGATCTGCCACCGCTGGGCGGCGTGCGCTCCAAGCGCTACTCGCTGGTGGTGGAGAACGGCAAGGTGACCGAGCTGAATGTCGAGCCCGATGGCACCGGACTCAGCTGCTCGCTGGCTAACAACATTGGCAAGAAGTAA
- the LOC6727618 gene encoding nuclear cap-binding protein subunit 2: MFASVELSSYRDQHFKGSRSEQERSLRDSCTLYVGNLSFYTTEEQIHELFSRCGDVRVIVMGLDKYKKTPCGFCFVEYYVRSEAEAAMRFVNGTRLDDRLIRVDWDAGFVEGRQYGRGKTGGQVRDEYRTDYDAGRGGYGKLLSQKIAPNTDNR; encoded by the exons ATGTTCGCATCTGTGGAATTAAGCTCATATCGCGATCAGCACTTCAAG GGCTCGCGCTCCGAGCAAGAGCGATCGCTCCGCGACTCGTGTACACTTTACGTGGGAAACCTCAGCTTCTACACCACCGAGGAGCAGATCCACGAGCTCTTCTCCCGCTGCGGCGATGTCCGTGTGATTGTTATGGGCCTGGACAAGTACAAGAAGACGCCCTGCGGCTTCTGCTTCGTGGAATACTATGTCAGATCGGAGGCCGAGGCGGCCATGAG ATTTGTGAATGGCACCCGCTTGGACGACCGTCTGATTCGTGTGGACTGGGACGCCGGGTTCGTGGAGGGCAGGCAGTATGGACGCGGCAAAACCGGCGGACAGGTGCGAGATGAATACCGCACAGATTACGATGCCGGTCGCGGAGGTTACGGCAAACTGTTGTCACAGAAGATCGCGCCAAACACGGACAATCGCTAG
- the LOC27207843 gene encoding protein TAPT1 homolog produces MNSTLNSAGGKRQLRFRGDVTGSRVEELHHQQQEEHKQKAPLAQDDVAATPTATPAAGSAQQRLQSGPAETSTNTFYDFFKVEMTRGYMLEHDEERYSARRQKIYSFMRIPRDLERFMVYGIMQCADSFLYIHTFLPVRFVMAVWALVSRTVARIFRLRSSGQRLLSPAEICDLLKGVIWMTVTLIMLLVDTNRVYHIIKSQSIIKLYIFYNMLEVGDRLLSAFGQDTIDALFWTATEPKNSKREHFGVLTHVLFTLIYVFLHSGLIMFQATCLNVAVNSNNKGLLTIMISNNFVELKGSVFKKFDKNNLFQLTCSDVRERFHLSVLLFIVVIQTMKEFDWSITQFCVMLPDCFAVLFTEILIDWVKHAFITRFNELPESIYREYTTSLAYDMTQTRQKHAFSDHSDLVARRMGFIPFPLAVVLIKAIYTAVSFENLAAWLLFLLAYLFAMGLRICLTICALGKACKLMKEHQTERNSSTPSSMTNVPVMGAAAPVSAAATGGQNQNNNNNNNNSISIGSKPAQVTTLLTPPSAGHLDVSKNFSRTSIGSTSTPKKAVSEQELDVTNSLELGATALFSNSDVDLDDVCLNEQVTNTNASSAVQEVYQEQDLVRSQPDLMLLNNSGDGVASAKAKQATQRLPKRTHKRSESEPGMPSMVEKGGAAGIAGGNQTTQL; encoded by the exons ATGAACTCCACACTCAATTCCGCGGGCGGCAAGCGGCAGCTGCGCTTCCGCGGCGACGTCACCGGCAGCCGTGTGGAGGAACtgcatcaccagcagcaggaggagcacaAGCAAAAGGCGCCGCTCGCCCAGGATGACGTTGcagcgacgccgactgcgacgccggcagcgggCTCAGCGCAGCAGCGACTGCAGAGCG gACCCGCCGAGACCAGCACAAACACATTCTACGACTTCTTCAAGGTGGAGATGACACGCGGCTATATGCTGGAGCACGACGAGGAGCGCTACTCGGCGCGTAGGCAGAAGATCTACAGCTTCATGCGCATACCGCGGGATCTGGAGCGATTCATGGTGTACGGGATCATGCAGTGCGCCGACTCCTTCCTCTACATTCACACTTTTCTGCCCGTCCGATTTGTGATGGCCGTTTGGGCCCTGGTTTCCAGGACGGTGGCAAGGATCTTTCGACTACGCAGCAGCGGACAAAGGCTGCTGTCGCCGGCGGAGATCTGTGATCTGCTGAAGGGCGTCATCTGGATGACGGTGACGCTGATAATGCTCCTGGTGGACACGAATCGGGTGTACCACATCATCAAGTCGCAGTCGATAATCAAGCTGTACATATTCTACAATATGCTGGAGGTGGGCGACCGGCTGTTGTCCGCCTTTGGTCAGGACACCATCGACGCTCTCTTCTGGACGGCAACAGAACCAAAGAATTCCAAGCGAGAGCATTTTGGAGTACTCACGCACGTTCTCTTCACGCTAATCTATGTCTTCTTGCACAGCGGACTGATCATGTTTCAG GCCACCTGTTTGAATGTGGCGGTGAACTCCAACAACAAGGGCCTGCTGACCATCATGATATCGAATAATTTCGTGGAGCTCAAGGGTTCCGTGTTCAAGAAGTTCGACAAAAACAACCTGTTCCAATTGACCTGCAGCGATGTACGGGAGCGATTCCATCTTTCTGTGCTTCTGTTCATTGTGGTCATCCAGACCATGAAGGAGTTTGACTGGAGCATCACCCAGTTCTGTGTCATGCTGCCCGACTGCTTTGCCGTGCTGTTCACGGAAATCCTCATCGATTGGGTGAAGCATGCGTTTATCACGCGATTCAATGAGCTGCCGGAGAGCATCTACAGGGAGTACACCACGAGCTTGGCCTACGATATGACCCAGACGCGGCAAAAGCACGCCTTCTCCGATCATTCGGACTTGGTGGCCAGACGCATGGGCTTCATTCCATTTCCGCTGGCTGTGGTCTTGATAAAGGCCATCTACACAGCGGTCTCTTTCGAGAACCTCGCCGCCTGGCTGCTCTTCCTGCTTGCCTACTTGTTTGCCATGGGCCTGCGCATTTGCCTGACCATCTGTGCGCTGGGCAAGGCCTGCAAGCTAATGAAGGAACATCAGACAGAGCGCAACAGTTCTACACCGAGTAGCATGACCAATGTGCCGGTCATGGGCGCAGCTGCTCCTGTCTCAGCGGCTGCGACCGGCGGACAGaaccaaaataataataataacaataacaatagcaTTAGCATTGGCTCGAAGCCAGCCCAGGTGACCACACTGTTGACCCCGCCCAGTGCCGGCCATCTCGATGTGAGCAAGAATTTCTCGCGAACCTCAATTGGTTCGACATCCACGCCAAAGAAGGCGGTCAGTGAGCAGGAGCTGGACGTGACCAACTCCCTGGAACTGGGCGCCACAGCTCTCTTCTCCAACAGCGATGTGGATCTGGACGATGTTTGCCTCAACGAGCAGGTGACCAACACCAATGCCAGCTCAGCCGTCCAGGAGGTTTaccaggagcaggacctgGTGCGCAGCCAACCGGATCTGATGCTGCTCAACAATTCCGGCGACGGGGTGGCAAGTGCCAAGGCTAAGCAGGCCACCCAGCGATTGCCCAAGCGAACGCACAAGCGTTCCGAATCGGAGCCGGGCATGCCCAGCATGGTGGAGAAGGGCGGAGCTGCTGGTATTGCGGGCGGCAACCAAACGACACAACTGTAG
- the LOC6727619 gene encoding uncharacterized protein LOC6727619 translates to MRVYLYQMRPVLFLFYTVETTANLFVLYYQLKAFVFVNLTTMIWNDVLIHSFYMTFFYIFTVITLFASINLCTGQRTSIVEEVVRPLIGFVLYTVISLMALGDAETDFYIMYVGRNPDDLLYPEKPLHPFFGSLRDQATASLVSSVIYLLHCLIALDVLLSNDDSDDERDASDSSDDINDEVDYVPVRLYVFGGVMQRWLEQYDWFQDFTRSGVTDI, encoded by the coding sequence ATGAGGGTCTACTTGTATCAGATGCGCCCGGTGCTCTTCCTGTTCTACACGGTGGAGACGACGGCCAACTTGTTCGTTTTGTACTACCAACTGAAAGCGTTTGTTTTCGTCAATCTGACCACAATGATTTGGAACGATGTTCTGATCCACAGCTTTTATATGACCTTCTTTTACATATTCACGGTGATAACGCTCTTTGCCAGCATAAATCTCTGCACCGGCCAGCGCACATCGATCGTTGAGGAAGTGGTTCGTCCTCTGATCGGATTCGTTCTGTATACGGTAATCTCGTTGATGGCACTGGGCGATGCGGAGACGGATTTCTATATAATGTACGTTGGGAGGAACCCGGATGATTTACTATATCCGGAGAAGCCGCTTCATCCGTTCTTCGGTAGCCTGCGGGACCAGGCGACAGCCTCTTTGGTGTCCAGTGTTATCTATCTGCTGCACTGCCTCATTGCGTTGGATGTCCTGCTGTCGAATGACGATTCCGATGACGAACGTGATGCATCCGATTCCTCCGACGATATAAACGACGAGGTCGACTACGTTCCGGTGCGTCTCTACGTCTTTGGCGGAGTGATGCAACGATGGCTCGAGCAGTACGACTGGTTCCAGGACTTTACCCGCAGTGGAGTCACAGATATCTGA
- the LOC6727620 gene encoding uncharacterized protein LOC6727620, with translation MPSPRNDDENSNELGGGSDSERENEDLAMLKIVLRKLNVNDQTLLHRHVSHIPDALHMLWRLQHPRLNFELMQRKLHGSDLELFLQEMITDIPSIKFRSENLQDELNILERANIGRLLHVKCCIITWEKSPSKQNTKFPHWPFLALPKLMSNLTDLDVYCPVQDCFIDQFGKLEALKIAEEISQPAMEAIYLSGAPLKCLNLSGSYTYPMCCISYCNQLSNLFVNLDTFLAGQNEILQLPKLTELKITEIRENKDTTKALANVVQTKGNELVGIQINCIFEDHVKCLSELALNRCMNLTELQLSNCIFAYQDMAKLCLPTAITFARFSSCPDLTDEQLLDFIKANAQMEELLLDQCPELTEDLLHGVLKVRSSGIKQVHLLLRIAKSPNLWDTYQQNLKYWTRKQSILKMESLESSVSEDIVMHFDLAKENENL, from the exons ATGCCTTCGCCAAGAAACGACGATGAGAATTCGAACGAGCTGGGTGGTGGCAGTGATTCCGAGCGGGAAAATGAGGATCTGGCCATGCTGAAGATTGTTCTCAGGAAGCTGAATGTCAACGATCAGACGCTGCTGCATCGCCATGTTAGCCATATTCCAGATGCTCTACATATGCTCTGGAGATTGCAACATCCACGGCTGAACTTTGAGTTGATGCAACGGAAACTGCATGGATCCGATCTGGAGTTGTTTCTACAGGAAATGATCACGGATATTCCCAGCATTAAATTTCGCAGTGAGAATTTGCAGGACGAACTGAACATCCTGGAACGGGCCAATATTGGACGTTTGCTTCACGTGAAATGCTGCATCATTACCTGGGAAAAATCGCCGAGCAAACAGAATACCAAATTCCCTCATTGGCCATTTCTCGCACTGCCAAAATTGATGAGCAATCTGACCGATCTGGATGTCTACTGCCCAGTGCAGGATTGCTTTATTGACCAGTTTGGCAAATTGGAAGCCCTGAAGATCGCTGAAGAGATTTCTCAACCAGCTATGGAGGCCATTTACTTGAGTGGCGCACCATTGAAGTGCTTGAATCTATCGGGTTCTTATACATATCCCATGTGTTGCATCTCATACTGCAATCAACTGAGCAACTTATTCGTAAATCTGGACACTTTTTTGGCCGGTCAAAATGAGATTCTACAGTTGCCAAAGCTTACTGAGCTGAAAATCACTGAGATTCGAGAAAACAAGGACACAACGAAAGCCCTAGCCAATGTGGTGCAGACAAAAGGCAATGAACTCGTGGgcattcaaattaattgcatctTTGAGGATCATGTCAAGTGCCTCAGTGAGTTGGCTCTAAATCGCTGTATGAATCTGACGGAACTGCAGTTGTCCAATTGCATATTTGCGTATCAGGACATGGCCAAGTTGTGTCTGCCCACTGCCATAACCTTTGCTCGATTCTCCAGCTGTCCAGATCTCACTGATGAACAGCTCTTGGATTTTATCAAGGCTAATGCCCAAATGGAGGAGCTTCTGCTGGATCAGTGCCCAGAACTGACGGAAGATCTACTGCATGGTGTTCTTAAAGTGCGCAGCAGTGGCATTAAACAAGTGCACTTGTTGCTCAGAATTGCGAAAAGTCCGAATCTTTGGGATACATATCAACAGAAC TTGAAGTATTGGACACGAAAGCAATCTATTCTTAAAATGGAAAGTTTGGAAAGTTCTGTCTCGGAGGACATTGTTATGCACTTTGACCTAGctaaggaaaatgaaaatttataa